One window from the genome of Helicobacter pylori encodes:
- the mqnF gene encoding aminofutalosine deaminase family hydrolase: MQIIGASLVFLCNEKCEVLEDYGVVFDEKIVEIGDYQSLTLKYPHLKTQFFENSVLLPAFINAHTHFEFSNNKASFDYGSFSGWLGSVLNNGGAILENCQGAIQNAISTQLKSGVGSVGAISNHLIEVDLLKESPLSAVVFLEFLGSSYSLEKLKAFEAKFKELKDLEDKKLKAALAVHAPYSVQKDMALSVIQLAKDSQSLLSTHFLESFEELEWVENSKGWFENFYQHFLKESHFKSLYQGANDYIDMFKDTHTLFVHNQFASLEALQRIKSQVKNAFLITCPFSNRLLSGKALDLERVREAGLSVSVATDGLSSNVSLSLLDELRAFLLSHNMPLLELAKIALLGATRHGAKALALNNGEIEANKRADLSVFGFNEKFIKEQAILQFLLHAKEVERLFLGGKRVI; encoded by the coding sequence ATGCAAATCATAGGAGCGTCTTTAGTTTTTTTGTGTAATGAAAAATGCGAAGTGTTAGAAGATTATGGCGTGGTCTTTGATGAAAAGATTGTTGAAATAGGCGATTATCAAAGTTTAACGCTTAAATACCCTCACTTAAAGACGCAGTTTTTTGAAAATTCCGTTCTGTTGCCCGCTTTTATCAACGCGCACACCCATTTTGAATTTTCCAACAACAAGGCGAGTTTTGATTACGGGAGTTTTTCTGGCTGGTTAGGGAGCGTGTTAAACAATGGGGGGGCGATTTTAGAAAATTGCCAAGGGGCTATTCAAAACGCTATCAGCACGCAATTAAAAAGCGGGGTGGGGAGCGTGGGAGCGATTTCTAACCACTTGATAGAAGTTGATTTATTAAAAGAAAGCCCTTTGAGTGCTGTCGTGTTTTTAGAGTTTTTAGGGAGCAGTTATTCTTTAGAAAAATTAAAAGCGTTTGAGGCCAAATTTAAAGAGCTAAAAGATTTAGAAGACAAAAAGCTTAAAGCCGCTCTCGCTGTGCATGCCCCTTATTCGGTGCAAAAAGACATGGCTTTGAGCGTGATCCAATTAGCCAAAGATTCACAAAGCCTGCTTTCTACGCATTTTTTAGAATCGTTTGAAGAATTAGAATGGGTAGAAAACTCTAAAGGGTGGTTTGAAAATTTTTACCAGCATTTTTTAAAAGAGTCTCATTTCAAATCGCTCTATCAGGGCGCGAACGATTACATTGACATGTTTAAAGACACGCACACTTTATTTGTGCATAACCAGTTCGCTTCTTTAGAAGCGTTACAAAGGATTAAATCTCAAGTCAAAAACGCTTTTTTAATCACATGCCCCTTTTCTAACCGCTTGTTGAGCGGGAAAGCGTTGGATTTAGAGAGAGTTAGAGAAGCCGGTTTGAGCGTGAGCGTCGCCACTGATGGCTTGAGTTCTAATGTTTCTTTGAGCCTTTTGGACGAATTGAGGGCGTTTTTGCTTTCCCATAACATGCCGTTATTAGAATTAGCCAAGATCGCTCTTTTAGGGGCGACTAGGCATGGGGCTAAAGCTTTAGCTTTGAATAATGGCGAGATAGAAGCCAATAAGAGGGCGGATTTGAGCGTGTTTGGTTTTAATGAAAAATTCATTAAAGAGCAAGCGATCTTGCAATTTTTATTGCATGCTAAAGAAGTGGAGCGCTTGTTTTTAGGGGGGAAAAGGGTGATCTAA
- a CDS encoding nuclease has product MKLVLAKNTRKSDAKSVELEDLYHKFSEDKRSIFYFAPTNAHKDMLKAVDFFKEKGHTAYLDEVRVSTDEKDFLYELHII; this is encoded by the coding sequence ATGAAATTAGTTTTAGCCAAGAATACAAGAAAATCAGACGCTAAGAGCGTGGAATTAGAGGATTTGTACCACAAATTCAGTGAAGACAAGCGTTCTATTTTCTATTTTGCCCCCACAAACGCCCACAAAGACATGCTCAAAGCGGTGGATTTTTTCAAAGAAAAAGGCCATACGGCTTATTTAGATGAGGTGAGGGTCAGCACTGATGAAAAAGATTTTCTTTATGAATTGCACATTATTTAA
- the miaB gene encoding tRNA (N6-isopentenyl adenosine(37)-C2)-methylthiotransferase MiaB, with protein sequence MKVYIETMGCAMNSRDSEHLLSELSKLDYKETNDPKMADLILINTCSVREKPERKLFSEIGQFAKIKKPNAKIGVCGCTASHMGADILKKAPSVSFVLGARNVSKISQVIHKEKAVEVAIDYDESAYAFEFFEKKAQIRSLLNISIGCDKKCAYCIVPHTRGKEISIPMDLILKEAEKLANNGTKELMLLGQNVNNYGVRFSSEHAKVNFSDLLDKLSEISGIERIRFTSPHPLHMNDAFLERFAQNPKVCKSIHMPLQSGSSAVLKMMRRGYSKEWFLNRVERLKALVPEVGISTDIIVGFPNESDKDFEDTMEVLEKVRFDTLYSFIYSPRPFTEAGAWKERVPLEVSYSRLERLQNRHKEILEEKAKLEVGKTHVVLVENRREMDNQIVGFEGRSDTGKFIEVTCKEKRNPGELVKVEIVSHSKGRLIAAIKGN encoded by the coding sequence TTGAAAGTTTATATTGAAACCATGGGTTGTGCCATGAACTCTAGGGATAGCGAGCATTTGTTGAGCGAGCTTTCCAAACTAGACTATAAAGAGACCAATGACCCTAAAATGGCGGATTTGATTTTAATCAACACTTGCAGCGTGCGTGAAAAGCCTGAACGGAAATTGTTTTCAGAAATCGGTCAATTCGCTAAAATCAAAAAACCCAACGCCAAAATCGGGGTTTGCGGGTGCACCGCAAGCCACATGGGAGCGGATATTTTGAAAAAAGCCCCAAGCGTGAGCTTTGTGTTAGGGGCTAGGAATGTGTCTAAAATCTCTCAAGTGATCCATAAAGAAAAAGCGGTTGAAGTGGCGATTGATTATGATGAAAGCGCGTATGCGTTTGAATTTTTTGAAAAAAAGGCTCAAATCCGATCGCTATTAAACATCTCTATAGGTTGCGATAAGAAATGCGCTTATTGCATTGTCCCGCACACTAGGGGGAAAGAAATTTCTATCCCTATGGATTTGATTTTAAAAGAAGCTGAGAAATTGGCGAATAACGGCACTAAAGAGCTCATGCTTTTAGGGCAGAATGTGAATAATTATGGCGTGCGTTTCAGTAGCGAGCATGCGAAAGTTAATTTTAGCGATTTGTTGGATAAATTGAGCGAAATTTCAGGCATTGAAAGGATACGATTCACTTCGCCTCACCCCTTGCACATGAATGATGCATTTTTAGAACGCTTTGCCCAAAACCCTAAAGTGTGCAAGAGTATCCACATGCCCTTACAGAGCGGATCTAGCGCGGTGTTAAAGATGATGCGAAGGGGTTATAGTAAAGAGTGGTTTTTAAATCGGGTGGAGAGGTTGAAAGCTTTAGTGCCTGAAGTGGGCATCAGCACGGATATTATCGTAGGCTTTCCTAATGAGAGCGATAAGGATTTTGAAGACACGATGGAGGTGCTAGAAAAAGTGCGCTTTGACACGCTCTATAGTTTTATTTACTCCCCACGCCCTTTCACTGAAGCGGGAGCTTGGAAGGAGAGAGTGCCGTTAGAAGTTTCATATTCAAGGTTAGAGAGGTTGCAAAACAGGCACAAAGAAATTTTAGAAGAAAAAGCCAAGTTGGAAGTGGGTAAAACGCATGTGGTGTTGGTGGAAAATAGGCGTGAAATGGATAATCAAATCGTGGGTTTTGAAGGGCGCAGCGATACGGGGAAATTCA